One Citrus sinensis cultivar Valencia sweet orange chromosome 5, DVS_A1.0, whole genome shotgun sequence genomic window, AGAAACGGTTCCTTATTGGAATTGGAAGTCGGCAGTTCTATGACATTTAAGCAACTGCTACAACCCTACTAGGATTAGTGGAACCATTCTCATCAAAGCTTCCAGCAACattgttaataaattcatCTACATCGACCAAGAATTCAGCACCTATTGACCTTGTTTCCCCTTTAGACTTTTCACTGcctgttgattttgatttcatctcaaaactttgaatgctttgtagAATGCTAGTGGCATCATTTGGAGCTTCAATCATCTTCTTAAAAGTCCCAGATTCTTCATCGTCTAAGCTCTCCATGCAACTCCATCTTTGCTCCAACATGAAGCAAGGAGAAAATGTTACTTAGCgcagaaaaaattaaacacaaatCATGAGAAACTAAGCAATCATTTCATCACCAATATTttgaatcagaataaaaaatttcctcTTAAGGATTGAAAAGAAAGATTATTGAATATGGAATTTGAGATTTGAGTAGAATTGGCACCGCAAGCTCAAGAGCAAGAGAGAAATAGAGAGGTACAAGGGCAGTGCAATGAGAGTGTAGCAGTCTGGCTTGAAGATTATATAGGGCCAGCAGGAGTTTCCGGTATTGTGCGCTAGAAATTGTTACCAGCAAGTAACGGATCTCCACATCCAATGACTTTCCCTATAACGTCTAAATCCTAAAAGGTCTTCTCTGTTTGTGTTTTTCCTCATAGAAATTGAACAGTGAACACTATGTTACACGCCCATATGACCAGGTTAAATATTTTGccaaaaaatatagataaatttatcatataaGATGAAAATAATGTCTCATTGTCAATTCTCTTACTCTTAATTGGTTGTAAGAGATTGGCATGTGGGATCAGGCAAGCAAGTTAAAGTAGTTTTCACCACTTAAAAGTGGAGGAAGCTTGGCTTGATAAGGAGGCTAAGTACAggtataataattaatataatggtCATCTCAAAGATcagataaatttaatatatttggtagtttttttttttttcccaaccTCGttgaacaaaatttaaagtattaaagaaaaatttcgtATTGTGAAATTCAGATAAAACGATTAATTCCTAGAATTGATATTTCACAGTACAATTCCCTCCACAATCAAAGGAGGGGAGGGTGCCATAATACggcttactttttctttttttttttattattattaaaaagaggAAATCAAAGTCTTACAATTTCTGTTAGTTTAATATTcatacataattatattttatcacattaaactatttttgttgaatttgattggaAAAAATACTTGTAAACGTTAAGAAGTAATCTAAAATTACATCTGACACTTAATTTAAAACAGCGCTCAACTACcccatatttaaaataaataaataaaaagccacagtaaaaaaaaaattcgtttGTCTCTGTTTGTAAACTATGAGACCTATGGCAGATTTGGAGACTTAAATTAGGGgacttcaatttcaaaaattttaatttaatttagggtatttattttattttaatgttcacAATGAAATccatcatttaaaataaataatttattattattattattttaaaatttaagagaaaatagttgaatttgagtttttgaaaattaaatatctaaataaacaaaactaTATGTCTATTGAAATTTGAACTAAGTCTCCAAAACTACTAAATAACGATCTTACTACTAAATTATGagtattttgttatataaaaaacacgttcaaattctttttattaaatttttttaaaaaagacttattgtacatttaaaaaaaaaataatagctCAAAAGGGGGTCAAGCCCGGCCTAAGTCTCAATTGGGTCTGCCAATATTTGAGACTGAATTAGAATAAGGTGAATGCAATTACGAGAATATGGAATTAATATTGAGGTCATTTGATTTCGGTGAAATAAAAATCGATTGATATTGCGACTTGGGAATTCAAACATGAAACTCTTAATGATACCACGTTAATTAACCTAAAAAATCGATATCAATGTGAATGAAGTCAATATGTTCTCACggtaaaaatatattttaaacaaaataaattattagtgGCCACGAACATGGCGTGGGGTGTGTTTTAGCCGTAAACAGCGACTACGATGACTTCTTGTAAAGAGAGACAAATGGGAAGACAACAGGAAGTACAATGCCATAACCATACgaaaatttatagtttaaatatatgtaacGACGGTTAACATTTGGTTTGTGATGTAGATAGGAACAAAAACATGGGCGGTGCCCTTTCTAAATGGGAATGTGGAAACCAGAAAATCGTTGGCCCAATTTTCAGCGGATCGACAACGACAATGGTATCGAGTTCAGAGCTGGAAAGTTCTATAAATTTCATTGTTGTCCCGTACTGACAGCACTGGAGGTCTCGTAACGTCAACTGTTTGGGACTTCTATTTTATGGGTTTCtagattcattaaatgaatgCTTTACACGTACTGTAATGGACTCACATTCCGATTGGCACTTCAAAATCATGAGGAGAATATATCTGTGAGGCTTATGAAACGCTTACTCAATTTCACAAGATGGTTTAATTAATTCCAAACAATCCGTATGCGACAAATTTCAACGTGCAATAATATTAGCAAGcactctttcttttcttcaccATTGATACCCTCAAATGCAATTAGTTTCTAAAATAGGGAACGATCATTAATATGACAAACTAATAGAAGgcatatatgatttttttttaataaaaacaaaaaaaaagatgtattTTGACCCACTTCGGTTTCAGAtcgttataattttattatctccTGATAATTATACATACCATTTTTATGTAGATCGAGCAAGAAATATTCCAAGACTATATATGgactcaatttttttcatggCTTGTTCGGTGGTTTGTGTTTTGTCATCGTATTAGGTGAtagtaatttcatttttcatctgAATGCCATTTGAATGCTGCTTGAAGCCCGTCAGTTTTTTCTAAATTCATttgataacttttttttttataggtgGGGTTATTTAATTCACCGATGAGCTTTGCAACTGATATTGACTTTCAACAATGGTGCAAGAAGAGATGTTCAAGAATGAGTATTTGATGAAAACTTTTCTGGCATATTTAAAATTACGTTCAAACAAAAAACTCTAAACATAATTTGTTTGTTCATAAGTAATTTAGTAAGGATATCTTGAGCATTTAGAGAGTAAATactcgtttagtccctataatCTAAGTAAGTATATGTTTAGttttcatatttaagaaaaaccTCAAGACCCTCCTACTGTTAAATATGTCACAATcctacattattatttttatttcattttacaataatatcctTATAACAATATTCTTTTGGGAtactaatgaaataaaaaaaatgataatttatcaaattaaccataaaattaatgtaaaaatctacacaaatattttatattattttatttttaggattATTTtggcaaattaatttttaataaaataattattagtaagattgttgCAATTGtattaaacattattttaagttggctaatacttaatttatttataaataattattagcaaGATTGTTGCATTGGTACAAAAGGTACTAGTTCTTTTACACTAatatttattggttaatttgttatagataaattaattaatatcaagaATATTGTTGCAAATGGTGTtcctgaaaaaggaaaaaaaatataattaattacaatagtattttaaaatataaggattaaataaatacttaagtCAAAAACTAAGGATTAAGTGAACATTTACAAAGTAGTTTTATAAGTTTAGATATCCTCATTCTTTTATGAAAGTCCATCATTAAAGTATACAGTGACtatattaaaaaggaaaaagaaaagaaaaaaaaaagtaataatttttatggtatCAAAGTGAAGattcaaaatagaaaaaattgtgACCGACAATATATAATCTGAATGTTAATAAGATCATTGAGGGGTGTACGCAGCTGAATTTTGCTAATTAGACACAAGTCGTACTTAATCAGTCAATGTTTACATGTCGATCTCTGTCGATAGCAACATGATCATCTCCGAAAAGCAAAACGTGGCGACAAATTTGTGTACACTGTTCACATCCCCACGTTTTGAGGCACACAGCAGCACTTGTCGTGTGTCGTCGACATTACAATACAAGTGAGAAATAGTAActacaataataacaataataaaattcagttAATATGGGCCAAGCCAACTTGCTCCGCTTAGACTTGGATGTGTTCCGTTCATATTCATTATTCAATTCAAGAATGGCGCCAGACCTGTGCCTTGCTTGACAATGCGTTTGTAGTTGGGCTCAGCAGCTTGCAGTTGCATCGTGCAAAGCTGTAAATTGCGTTACGttattcatattattatatactCGTACAATGTATTGGACTCGGATTTTAAGCACTTAACAGATTAAACGTACTTAATAATAAACCAATAATGGtagtaattaataacaatcaaaattgaCGTCCTAAGTACTGCTAAATTCTTTGGAGCAAAACCCGCACAAAATAACACAACTTACACGGTTACATGACCTCCACTTGTTGCAGGTTGCTGTCGCAGGTTGTATTTTGCGgaaagtaatttctttttatttatttattcagaCCGGTCCGTCTACAACTTGTTTGCAtacttttttagtttttctttttttgaagtCACGTTCGTGAGTATCTCAAGTTTAGAAGGTTcatttgatattgttttttatattaatttgataaaataacgTGTGTCTAATTCATTAAAATAGATTTCCATATATTTCCGTAAATTTTcagaataatttcaaaaatccaAATCACATAGTTTGCCAcatgttatttttatgaatgaaGTTACCGTAGCCACATGTAAATGATAATGTTAGGTATTCCAATTTATATAACTacatgttttattatttattggatAAGAAATTTCATAactagtaaaattattataattaaataccATCCAATAGATGAATGCCATATAAACTGggatctaaaaattaaaatccctAACCTTAttgatttgtaaattaaaatatagggatttCTTTCAATCGAAGGTCTGccgaaacaaaaaaaatgataaccACTGAAATGAGACCCAGCTACAGTCATATATTTTCGAAGCTACTGAAGcagataaaataatcaaagcCAGCATAGGACCACCTAATAGAAGACAAGTTCGTTCACATGGACCCGTTAAAATTGAACCAATAACAGCACCATTAATCTGGTTGCAGTTGGAACATTAATGTACATGCATAAAATAAATCCTCAGAAGACGAGAAAGGTTCAAGCTGCTTTGAAACTTGAAAAGGTCGATTGAAGTCAATTTGAAAGATGAATTTTCATTGCATGACGGACTCCATTGACTACCACTTCGGACTAGGTCAACTGATTAAGCATTGGAGACTTGGCAATATATTGAATTGTTCAAGCTGAACTAGTTAAATAAGACATCGTTACTGCCTCCTGTAcgtttaatatttcaaaatttttcccttttttcttcctttttatttcccaaattgaataaaatttatgagttttaaataatttagttaTACTAATTGCCCTAAAACCATTTTTCCTTAACATAATGgtcttcatttaatttaacttcGAAAACTACTATAAAGAGATATTTTAGAGTACCTCTATTGTATTACATCCATTGAATACCTATATGACATTCATGcatttgttttgaaaaattatcatataatttatagttatatttaattcatacatatatataatacatgCATTAAGTGAGTAGAATACAATAGAAACCTTCTATGGTCTCTCTACTATGTGAAAAATGACCTGAAAAAACacagtatatatataattacacAAGCTCCATGAATACTCTACCAATTAAATAGAGCACGTGTTCTTTTTAATATCCTCATTTCAGTTAATTGTATCCAGCCCGATGaaggcatttttttttaaattctttttggaTGTGTATGTGTAACCAAAGCTTTTTATCTTGGCTTTAGTCATGTTACatgatcatataacatatatgaTTCTTCCACATTAGATTTTCATCCGACGGTTGTAAAAAAATCATGTATCTTACttaataatgtaatataataatctctttttatatttcatttgcaATTTGAGAGCCCAGTAGCCGGACGATTAAATGCAGATTCCATGAATTTTGCACCGTTGACTTAACTCGAAGAGTAAGACTTCGATGTACCGAGTCAACAAATATGCTTGTATTGGAAAATCTCATAACGCATACATTTACTTTTTCATATATTGTGTCTCTATTCTACCTAAAGTCTTTCTCCAACTTAAAATTCCTTGCTCGTGTTTTAAACATGACATAGAAGTTTTGGTTTGGAAATGGTAGAGATAGTTAGATGTCATAGTTGCATACACAATTTCTTTGTCAAATAAAATCTAGTCACATATTTATTCTAAAACTTAATTATAGactatgaataataaaaaataaaaaacagtggacataatttaattgactgtCCCAcacctaattttatttggttgcAGTGGGACGACTTTAAATGTTGTCATGTGGCTGCACAAATGGACTAATTCCTGTCACGACTTGATAGTCTATATTAACTGTTGTGACAAATGAACCTCTATTTCGATTGCGTACTCCAAATTGTTCCACGTGATCCCACGATTAGCTTGTGCGCAAACACAcattatttctctctctctctctctttttttttttttttttcctttttaaagaataggtaatttttaaaaacctcccctgaggtttgggtttgttgcaagtagatggcgagaattgatttatttgtaaaaaaccccctactgtcagttaagtttaacattgaccgttagttgaccgtgcaaagacaatattaccctcaacaatagtttgtaaacgaaaataactaaaaaaaaaccaaaattattggtgcaaaaagcacaaaccctattttttgacaattttatccttgtcaattctaaaaatttacaatatcataggtaaagattataactatttcatttttaaatttttaattttatctttcttataggaattttaaggaaatatcaataatttaaagaggattttttaattttttataagaactttaagaaaatatcaataatttaaaaagtgtaaaatagctaataattttggtttttttttttagttattttcgtttataaactattgttaagggtaatattgtctttgcacggtcaactaacggtcaatgttaaacttaactgacggtagggggtttttttacaaataaattaattctcgccatctacttgcaacaagcccaaacctcaggggaggtttttaaaaattaccctttaaaGAATATGTACACACACTACTCTTCGCAATTTAtacatcaatttttatattttcaattgatataGAAATCGCACCctatttaattttcctttaacGAGGACTTGACAAGTACTAATGACGACTTATTTGTGATAATCCGGAAATTCGGAAGAGATTTCTGACCAATTTCATAATCATTGTTATTCAtctaaattctttaaaaaaaaatgtaaaatattaagtgAGATAAACGGAGGtagtttgtttaatttttattgttttaagtaccgcattataattttagtaatGATGAACAAACAATTGAACTCCACCTATTTAGGTCATATGTAGAATGGAAATCCAATTTACAAAAACCAAACACCGAAAAAAGGTCAAGAAAGtagttcaattaaattttatccatcAATTTAACAATAgggaaaagataaaataaggCTGACATGGACACGCTACGCAATCATCAACCATAGTGACGTGGCACACACGACCTCTTCCACTTGCCAAGCGAAGGGCCAAACTCCAAAGCCATAAAGACTAAAGACAAGTTCAAACATTAATAACATCAcgaaatcttaaaaaaaaaaaagaaaaagaaaaaccaactatttattagatatCCGTTAATTCCACATACAAGTAGCCAATTTTTACCAAatcatctttctttctttttttttccctcacaattttctttcattcattcatcaaattattaaattaatcactctatattttcattgacttatactctctctctctctctctcttttaaatatttcattaatctcagcttttaaaaaaattgcattaataaataatgcgtttattttcatcatcgtcatcattAACAATACATCTTctccttctctttctttcgCTTCCTCCTTTAAACATTCAACATGGACTCATCATCAGATTTTCCGGTCAGCAAATCACCACGAAGAGAGCTCCAAGGCCCGAGGCCGGCGCCGTTAAAAGTCCGTAAAGATTCGTACAAGATCAAGAAACCACCGGTGGCACCGCCGTcacagcagcagcaacagcaacaacatcatcatcatcaccaggCACCGGCCCCGCCACCGCGGCAGCCGGTCATAATCTACACCGTCTCGCCCAAGGTGATTCACACAAACCCTAATGACTTCATGACCCTAGTTCAACGTCTCACTggctcttcttcttcttctactactactactactactacgaCGTCATTCACATCATCGAAAACAGTAGCATCGTCATCATCATATGATCCTTTGGGTGATTCAACGGGTGCGATTTCACCCGCGGCAAGATATGCGAGTATCGAGAAAGCAAAGCAACATTCGCCGAGCAAGAAATTAATACAAAGTCATCATCAGTATCACAATCACAGTCACAGTCACAATGAAGATTATCATGGTCATACTAATAACAATGATAGTAACATGGCTACGGGTGGTGGTTTTGTTGAGGGGATAGAAATGGATCATAACATAGAAAGATCAAGTTTGTTTCCAGGGATCTTGTCGCCGGGGCCCACTTCACTGCCCATGATACCACCGAGCTTCTTTTCTCCACCTTCCGATCCGAATTCCTTCAGTTTCTTATATGATTTGAGTCCCGTGCTCCACGGTAACAAGAATTTTATTGAGGGTAGTTTCATGCCTAGTCCCTCAGGTTTTAATATTTCACCTCATATAACATCCCCTACTCCACCTATAGACcttttcaataatttctttgatttctgaatttttttgttttttgttttctaggACTACACCacaaattgatttattattattattattttgttttctacttgGATTTTAGGGTTGTGGAGATGAAAATTAgagattttctttgtttgataTTATGTGTACTGTCTTTTCTATCGACGACGAAGAGGATACAAAAGGACTGAAGTGGAATTTTGATGCTATTAATTTTGGTGGGTTACCACATTGGAGACTTCTTAATggcttttatctttttaatatttttaaatttggtagGCCATACGACAGGGAAGTTTAGGTCAAATCGGAAGTTTAGGTCAAATACGATATGTTAATTCATTCAACTATTTTtctatacaattttttttgtttttgtcatatacatatatagctGTAGCTTTTAATTAACAAGTTAGCGATGATATTAATTAACGTTATATTTCTGCTTTCGTTTATATTTTCTTGCACGGATATTGTACTCTTGTGGGCCTTATAAATGTTTAACAAGTTAAGCTTATTTGGAACGTCGAATTTGGATTTCTTTtacccctttttatagattatagtcttattcaatttttaacctaaaatatttgtattagtGGGATTAAGATTGAAAAAGTATCTTAACTATATATGTATAGCATCGTCCAAAAGTAAATACAAGCACAATGATCAGCCATATAAAATGGtgattatttaagaaaataacaagTTTCTAATCGATATAGCTGAAAAtatatagtttaatttttagaatttacttgaaaattttgttaatgatTATTTAGTGCAAATCTTCGCACTTTATAAATGCATATTTAAACTAGATTACAATAACTAGCTATAATCttgttttttccccctttttttctcAGGAGATGCTcatatcattaaattaatttgtttagaagaatttcaaattatgagaaaaccTTGATTCATTTCAACAACATACTTATTAGACTATTGTAGTGAAGATCGCTTGGACTAATTGTAAATCAGCTGAAGTTGAAGGGAATGGTAGTGGTAGATTGGTAGTAAATCAGCTGAAGTTGAAGAGAATGGTAGTGGTAGATTGGTAGTACATCTTCActtgttaaaaatttttatcctAAATTTTTGGACAATCATAACACAAAACCATTATCGGCCAATGATGACATTTGTTAAAGGGAGACTGTTGATTTCTCCCTGCTAAATTTAATATACTCCCTTACTGTTTTCATAATAATCAGTAATCCCCTAAcaacatataaataaaaatgtaaataaaaaatttaaatactgaaataagaaatatatgtttcgatgtgaataaaaaattaacaataagatatttttcttgtatttttataatttttaaacattttcttattgaaaaatatatattttatattcgcaaaataaattatcaagtaAATTATCTATTTATCCTTCTTTtcccttaaaatttttagtatgAAATAGATTTTTGAATATAGTGAAAAAAGTAGGGAAATAAGtgacatatattaatttaaaatatgtggAGAATTGTCAACTTTCCCTTTATTAAATAGATTCAAGTAGGTATAAAACAAGTTTCTGAACAATGATTAATGCCGGCTTCAacagttttatttaattactcAAAAGTTTTCCAAATCCTCTATACCCAACTCAATTGAGCTGGAAGAACCCTATAATTAATCTTTGAGATTCtgtttgacaaaaataataagttaagcgaaacaaaacaaagcaaCAAACAGCAAATTTAAGCTTAGAAAAAGGATAAGAGCAAATTTCTATTCAAACTTTCTTACTTTGTAACCCTATATTAATTGTGGCATAGTTTAAAATCACTAGAATATTTTGCATATAACATATATCGATTCTACAAACCACAGGCCAAAATAGATCTATTTCATTAACCACAAGAATTACAATATATGTACGATACTTTATCTTACAACTATAATGTTTCAACTATACTCTATCATAggcatgatgatgatgatgatgatgatgatgatgatgataataataataataataataataaaggaaCTGAAATGAGATATAAATTTGTACTCACTAAGTTAAATGTAATCACAGAATCAAATCAGTTGAATCTAAATTCTTCCAGACCTTCTTAACTCGAAAGTTATAACTAATCCATCACGAACATAATATGGCCTTATGAAGTCGAAAATTATTAGGATTTATTCACCATACACTATATTCtcacttatattattttcttatttttcaacagTGAAACAATCGATTTTGTATTCACCTTCAATCAAAGCAAAGATTACCATTTAGATGGAAGCATCATTGCCATGAATCTTTGGAATCTGATGAGACACAACTCTTCTTGATCACaaagtcaaaattttgattagaATTCCG contains:
- the LOC102624969 gene encoding nuclear speckle RNA-binding protein B, with translation MDSSSDFPVSKSPRRELQGPRPAPLKVRKDSYKIKKPPVAPPSQQQQQQQHHHHHQAPAPPPRQPVIIYTVSPKVIHTNPNDFMTLVQRLTGSSSSSTTTTTTTTSFTSSKTVASSSSYDPLGDSTGAISPAARYASIEKAKQHSPSKKLIQSHHQYHNHSHSHNEDYHGHTNNNDSNMATGGGFVEGIEMDHNIERSSLFPGILSPGPTSLPMIPPSFFSPPSDPNSFSFLYDLSPVLHGNKNFIEGSFMPSPSGFNISPHITSPTPPIDLFNNFFDF